Proteins found in one Pocillopora verrucosa isolate sample1 chromosome 12, ASM3666991v2, whole genome shotgun sequence genomic segment:
- the LOC131780774 gene encoding protein sidekick-1-like isoform X1, translated as MAHFNHCFRVAFLAVLFPLTSGACVDLDLGMGSRTIPDSKITASSVQSVSTPAKNGRLNFTSGSSWCAGTSDTNPYLQIDLQTLHIICAVSTQGNSQADQWVKNYMLQLSTNGTTWTDYMEFSGQVKVLEGNKDRNSNVKHVLYGVLTRYLRFLPQKHQGEVCMRTEVFGVKQKPTCDSQAIGLASGGRIPDNSFSASSIFAPPYAAKYGRLNGRGAWEPRTTTDRTDYLQIDLLYEYVICAVATQGNPPIRSSAQEWTTEYKLRFSLNGTIFLPYKENKLDKAFPGNSGKTDTVKNSLKEFASAKFIRFLPTKYNRFKALRVEAYGILFTKVPSKPPTAFKLTARSSTSITASWQSPPVFARHGRKITGFKLFYKKKGGGSATALLIGSGSILSRNVTGLDKFMEYEFQVLALTSDGDGPKSPVEVERTKEAAPSKAPSSFRVTAVTSTIITASWQLPPADSRNGIIIGFKLFYKKRGSGGQATTLTIKNGTALSKDVAGLDIYTEYEFEVLAFTSVGDGPRSSPLVVVRTTKDGCVEFSLGMEDGRILDTGINASSSSTLAKNGRLNYTSGSSWCAGTSDTNPYLQIDLQTLHIICAVSTQGNLKADQWVKSYTLQLSTDGTTWTDYTELGGQVKVLVGNDDKNSEVKHVVYGILTRYLRFRPQTHQGGVCMRIEVFGVKQKPTCDSQAIGLASGGRIPDDSFSASSIFIPRYAAKYGRLNGRRAWEPKTTTDPTDYLQIDLLYEYVICAVATQGNPPTQSASAQEWTTEYKLRFSLNGTTFLPYKGNKLDKAFPGNSGKTDTVKNSLKEFASAKFIRFLPTKYNVFKALRVEAYGILFTKVPSQPPTAFKLTATSSISIAASWQLPPAYARHATVIGFKVFYTKKVSGVSVTILTIKGESTLSKNVTGLDKYTEYEFQVLAFTSDGDGPKSSVEVERTMEDVPSQPPSNFMVNATSSTSVGASWQLPAENSRNGIIKGFKFFYKKKSSSVPGTVLSINSESTLNRNVTGLDKYTEYEFQVLAFTSTGDGPKSSVVVKRTKEDVPSKPPSYFNLTASSSTSITASWQLPPKTSRNGIIKGFKLFYQKKGSAGSELMRHITDQAKRLEEVTSLDKFTEYEFKILAFTSVGDGPKSSILTERTKEDAHSLAPTKFSVSASSSTSITASWLLPPVNSRHGIIKGFKLFYKRNGSSDSATSLNIRGGATQSKIVTGLDKYTEYELQVLAFTSAGDGPKSPSQVVRTREDAPDAPTSLSYTDLSPSKSHGPRITLTWSEPAEPNGVIRSYTLFYSHDGVAPREISGIGKDALTHTVDVLGGVTYQFNVRAVTIKPGKNATKTLTTKEYEPSRGPADISSSAVSSEKFNITWLGLLRDVAYGIIINYEVRLSVVENCTEIKSFYDSTINTTTTYVIVTGLSLCAKYEVSVRGYTAEGPGPYSNPVMVQTLAVVWSKETPSSPSFSANSDEGGISVKVTLPRFPGNARFFQVIIITYGSNYTGAVNPPGRFTTQDMMTYEEAHKSTVPAAYVAFQFGGNDFDNNRDFVVGDGAESSSKERSKRSSGDQFYYNKPLQPNTNYKVFLRAFYSETVYVSSNFVNIDTKGKPIIKGLPKTIITEIGELAVLTCEVSGDAKASVTWTKDGLGSIPRAQFENNGKILIIRDVVPGDSGVYECNAMNMFGESRTATTVIVAVPPIIIEEISPSSVMCAKQTPCLLSCQATSYIPFNYSWTKDGQVPTGDGIKLMNNSIIVTPRNAQDYGQYVCHATNSFGSTEYKITLLSLKDNEDDGGKCSQDDTQSIFLASVIAFSCIVVVLLIIICGLIWQRRRAVPSRRTQGNEKVDFDGVKSSTDQQLRDQHASDPDLYMELKPRPSNQESHVPSEYQSLQEEPENPGYYNMVLQKENGVKQNEEVYEELC; from the exons ATGGCGCACTTTAATCATTGTTTCCGGGTAGCTTTTCTCGCTGTACTTTTTCCACTGACTTCAG GAGCCTGTGTTGATTTAGATCTTGGAATGGGAAGTAGAACTATTCCAGATAGTAAAATAACTGCTTCTTCAGTACAAAGTGTCAGCACACCAGCAAAGAATGGTAGACTGAACTTCACATCAGGTTCATCATGGTGTGCAGGAACAAGTGACACTAACCCCTATCTACAGATTGATCTACAGACACTTCATATCATCTGTGCTGTGTCTACTCAAGGGAATTCTCAAGCAGATCAGTGGGTGAAGAACTACATGCTACAATTATCTACAAATGGGACAACTTGGACAGACTATATGGAATTCAGTGGGCAGGTTAAG GTTTTAGAGGGAAATAAGGATAGAAACTCAAATGTCAAACATGTTCTATATGGAGTGTTGACAAGATATTTGCGATTCCTGCCACAAAAACACCAGGGGGAGGTGTGTATGAGAACAGAGGTGTTTGGAGTGAAACAGAAGCCAA CGTGTGATTCACAGGCAATTGGTTTGGCCAGTGGTGGCAGAATTCCAGATAACAGCTTCTCAGCCAGTTCAATATTTGCTCCCCCATATGCAGCTAAATATGGTCGTCTTAATGGAAGAGGGGCATGGGAACCTAGGACTACTACTGATCGTACTGACTACCTACAAATTGACCTTCTCTATGAGTATGTTATCTGTGCTGTTGCTACTCAAGGAAATCCACCAATCCGATCAAGTGCCCAAGAATGGACCACAGAGTACAAACTGAGATTTTCACTCAACGGTACCATCTTTCTCCCCTATAAGGAAAACAAACTTGACAAG GCCTTTCCAGGAAATTCAGGAAAAACTGACACAGTGAAAAACAGTCTAAAGGAATTTGCAAGTGCAAAGTTTATACGCTTTTTGCCAACAAAGTATAATAGGTTCAAGGCTTTGAGAGTGGAGGCTTATGGAATACTTTTcactaaag TTCCATCAAAACCTCCTACTGCCTTCAAGTTGACTGCAAGATCTTCTACCAGCATTACAGCTTCCTGGCAATCACCACCAGTCTTTGCCAGACatggaagaaaaataacagGTTTTAAACTgttctacaaaaagaaaggtGGTGGGTCAGCAACAGCATTGTTAATTGGCAGTGGATCAATATTAAGTAGAAATGTCACTGGGCTTGATAAGTTCATGGAATATGAATTTCAGGTGTTGGCACTCACTTCTGatggtgatggaccaaagagCCCTGTTGAGGTGGAGAGAACAAAGGAAGCTG CTCCATCAAAAGCCCCAAGCAGCTTCAGGGTGACTGCAGTTACTTCTACAATTATTACAGCATCCTGGCAGTTACCACCAGCAGACTCCAGAAATGGAATAATTATaggattcaaattgttttacaaaaagagAGGGTCTGGTGGACAAGCAACCACCTTGACCATTAAGAATGGAACAGCATTAAGTAAAGATGTTGCTGGGCTTGATATttacacagaatatgaatttgaaGTGTTGGCCTTTACTTCAGTTGGTGATGGACCAAGGAGTTCTCCTTTAGTGGTGGTGAGAACCACGAAAGATG gtTGTGTTGAGTTCAGTCTTGGCATGGAAGATGGAAGAATTCTAGACACTGGAATAAATGCTTCGTCTTCTAGCACACTAGCTAAGAATGGTCGACTAAACTACACATCAGGATCATCATGGTGTGCAGGAACAAGTGACACTAATCCATATCTACAGATTGATCTACAAACACTTCATATCATCTGTGCTGTGTCTACTCAAGGGAATTTGAAAGCAGATCAGTGGGTGAAGAGTTACACACTGCAATTATCTACAGATGGGACAACTTGGACAGACTATACGGAATTAGGTGGACAGGTTAAG gTTCTGGTAggaaatgatgacaaaaactcAGAAGTGAAGCATGTTGTTTATGGAATATTGACTAGGTATCTGCGATTCCGGCCACAAACTCACCAGGGAGGGGTGTGTATGAGAATAGAGGTGTTTGGGGTGAAACAAAAGCCAA CATGTGATTCACAAGCAATTGGTTTGGCCAGTGGTGGTAGAATTCCAGATGACAGCTTCTCAGCCAGTTCAATATTTATTCCCAGATATGCAGCTAAATATGGTCGTCTTAATGGAAGACGGGCATGGGAACCTAAGACTACTACTGATCCTACTGACTACCTACAAATTGACCTTCTCTATGAGTATGTTATCTGTGCTGTTGCTACTCAAGGAAATCCACCAACCCAATCAGCAAGTGCTCAAGAATGGACCACAGAGTACAAACTGAGATTTTCACTCAACGGTACCACCTTTCTCCCTTATAAAGGAAACAAACTTGACAAG GCCTTTCCAGGAAATTCAGGAAAAACTGACACAGTGAAAAACAGTCTAAAGGAATTTGCAAGTGCAAAGTTTATACGCTTTTTGCCAACAAAGTATAATGTGTTCAAGGCTTTGAGAGTGGAGGCTTATGGAATACTTTTcactaaag ttCCATCACAGCCTCCTACTGCCTTCAAGCTGACTGCAACGTCTTCCATCAGCATTGCAGCTTCCTGGCAGTTACCACCAGCCTATGCCAGACATGCAACTGTCATAGGGTTTAAAGTGTTTTACACAAAGAAGGTTTCGGGTGTGTCAGTAACAATCTTGACTATAAAAGGGGAatcaacattgagcaaaaatgTCACAGGGCTTGATaagtacacagaatatgaatttcaagtccTGGCTTTTACTTCTGatggtgatggaccaaagagtTCTGTTGAGGTAGAAAGGACAATGGAAGATG TTCCTTCACAACCTCCATCTAACTTCATGGTCAATGCAACCTCTTCCACCAGTGTTGGAGCATCCTGGCAGTTACCAGCAGAAAATTCTAGAAATGGAATAATCAaaggatttaaatttttttacaaaaagaaaagctCTTCAGTGCCAGGAACCGTCCTTTCAATCAATAGTGAATCAACGTTAAACAGAAATGTCACTGGTCTTGATaagtacacagaatatgaatttcaagtgttggcctttACTTCTActggtgatggaccaaagagCTCTGTGGTTGTTAAGAGAACAAAAGAGGATG TTCCTTCAAAGCCTCCGAGTTACTTTAATCTGACTGCATCCTCTTCTACTAGTATTACAGCATCTTGGCAGTTACCCCCAAAAACGTCCAGAAATGGAATAATCAAaggatttaaattgttttatcaaaagAAAGGCTCTGCTGGGTCAGAATTGATGCGGCATATAACAGATCAGGCAAAGCGCCTCGAAGAAGTCACTAGTCTTGACAAGttcacagaatatgaatttaaaatactGGCTTTCACTTCTgttggtgatggaccaaagagtTCCATTTTAACTgaaagaacaaaagaagatg CTCATTCACTAGCTCCCACAAAGTTCAGTGTCTCTGCAAGCTCCTCTACCAGTATCACAGCATCCTGGCTCTTACCACCAGTAAACTCTAGACATGGCATCATCAAAGGGTTTAAATTATTCTACAAAAGGAATGGCTCCTCCGATTCGGCAACCTCCTTGAATATTCGTGGAGGAGCTACACAAAGTAAAATTGTGACTGGACTTGATAAATACACAGAGTATGAATTACAGGTGTTGGCCTTTACCTCTGCTGGAGATGGCCCAAAGAGTCCCTCTCAGGTGGTGAGAACAAGAGAAGATG CGCCTGATGCACCCACCTCCTTGTCATATACTGATCTATCACCAAGCAAATCACATGGTCCAAGAATAACCCTAACCTGGAGTGAGCCTGCAGAACCAAATGGAGTTATCAGAAGTTACACTTTATTTTATAGTCACGATGGAGTTGCACCAAGAGAGATTTCTGGAATAGGAAAAGATGCATTAACTCACACAGTCGATGTGTTAGGTGGAGTGACTTATCAATTTAATGTTAGAGCTGTTACTATTAAACCTGGAAAAAATGCCACGAAAACATTAACTACCAAGGAATACG aGCCCAGTCGTGGACCAGCAGACATATCTTCCTCTGCAGTGAGCTCTGAAAAATTCAATATAACTTGGCTTGGACTACTAAGAGACGTAGCCTATGGCATTATCATAAACTATGAAGTCAGGCTCAGTGTAGTAGAAAACTGTACAGAGATCAAATCTTTCTATGATTCAACCATTAACACGACCACTACTTATGTTATCGTGACTGGACTCTCTTTGTGTGCCAAGTATGAGGTGTCTGTTAGAGGCTACACTGCTGAGGGGCCTGGACCCTACAGCAACCCTGTAATGGTGCAGACATTGG CTGTGGTTTGGTCTAAAGAAACGCCATCTTCGCCTTCTTTTTCTGCAAATTCAGATGAAGGAGGAATTTCAGTGAAAGTCACGCTTCCACGTTTTCCTGGAAATGCGAG GTTTTTCCAAGTTATCATCATTACATATGGCTCAAACTATACTGGTGCTGTTAACCCACCGGGAAGATTTACAACACAAGACATGATGACGTATGAAGAAGCGCACAAATCTACCGTTCCTGCTGCTTATGTCGCTTTTCAGTTTGGAGGAAATGATTTTGATAACAATCGAGATTTTGTTGTCGGAGATGGAGCGGAatccagcagtaaagaaaggAGTAAGAGAAGTAGTGGTGATCAGTTTTATTACAACAAACCATTGCAGCCGAATACCAACTACAAAGTGTTCCTCAGGGCTTTTTACTCCGAG ACGGTTTATGTCTCTAGTAACTTTGTAAACATCGACACTAAAg GTAAACCTATTATCAAAGGTCTCCCAAAGACAATCATTACAGAAATTGGCGAACTGGCAGTGTTAACTTGTGAGGTTAGTGGAGACGCTAAGGCTTCTGTTACCTGGACCAAAGATGGACTTGGCAGTATACCTCGCGCTCAGTTCGAGAACAACGGGAAAATACTTATTATAAGAGATGTTGTTCCTGGTGACAGTGGCGTTTATGAGTGTAATGCAATGAATATGTTTGGAGAGAGCCGTACAGCTACGACAGTCATTGTCGCTG TACCACCCATAATTATCGAAGAAATTTCCCCTTCTTCAGTGATGTGTGCAAAGCAAACTCCGTGTTTGCTCTCATGTCAAGCAACAAGCTATATTCCGTTTAACTACTCTTGGACGAAAGATGGCCAGGTTCCAACTGGCGATGGCATCAAGTTAATGAATAACAGTATCATTGTCACGCCACGGAATGCACAAGATTATGGGCAGTATGTGTGTCACGCTACAAACAGCTTTGGTTCAACAGAGTATAAAATCACTCTGCTTTCTCTTAAGGATAATGAAGATGATGGCGGTAAATGCTCTCAAGACG ATACACAAAGCATCTTCCTTGCAAGTGTAATCGCATTTTCTTGTATTGTGGTCGTGTTGCTCATTATAATTTGTGGGCTGATATGGCAGCGGAGACGAGCTGTTCCTAGTAGGAGGACACAGGGTAACGAAAAAGTTGACTTTGATGGCGTCAAATCTTCAACTGATCAACAGCTACGTGATCAGCACGCTTCAGACCCAGATTTATACATGGAACTCAAACCCAGGCCTTCGAACCAGGAGTCTCATGTTCCTTCTGAGTATCAGTCGTTACAGGAAGAACCCGAGAACCCCGGATATTACAATATGGTgcttcagaaagaaaatggcgtgaaacaaaatgaagaagTGTATGAGGAATTATGCTAA
- the LOC131780774 gene encoding protein sidekick-1-like isoform X3, which yields MAHFNHCFRVAFLAVLFPLTSGACVDLDLGMGSRTIPDSKITASSVQSVSTPAKNGRLNFTSGSSWCAGTSDTNPYLQIDLQTLHIICAVSTQGNSQADQWVKNYMLQLSTNGTTWTDYMEFSGQVKVLEGNKDRNSNVKHVLYGVLTRYLRFLPQKHQGEVCMRTEVFGVKQKPTCDSQAIGLASGGRIPDNSFSASSIFAPPYAAKYGRLNGRGAWEPRTTTDRTDYLQIDLLYEYVICAVATQGNPPIRSSAQEWTTEYKLRFSLNGTIFLPYKENKLDKAFPGNSGKTDTVKNSLKEFASAKFIRFLPTKYNRFKALRVEAYGILFTKVPSKPPTAFKLTARSSTSITASWQSPPVFARHGRKITGFKLFYKKKGGGSATALLIGSGSILSRNVTGLDKFMEYEFQVLALTSDGDGPKSPVEVERTKEAAPSKAPSSFRVTAVTSTIITASWQLPPADSRNGIIIGFKLFYKKRGSGGQATTLTIKNGTALSKDVAGLDIYTEYEFEVLAFTSVGDGPRSSPLVVVRTTKDGCVEFSLGMEDGRILDTGINASSSSTLAKNGRLNYTSGSSWCAGTSDTNPYLQIDLQTLHIICAVSTQGNLKADQWVKSYTLQLSTDGTTWTDYTELGGQVKVLVGNDDKNSEVKHVVYGILTRYLRFRPQTHQGGVCMRIEVFGVKQKPTCDSQAIGLASGGRIPDDSFSASSIFIPRYAAKYGRLNGRRAWEPKTTTDPTDYLQIDLLYEYVICAVATQGNPPTQSASAQEWTTEYKLRFSLNGTTFLPYKGNKLDKAFPGNSGKTDTVKNSLKEFASAKFIRFLPTKYNVFKALRVEAYGILFTKVPSQPPTAFKLTATSSISIAASWQLPPAYARHATVIGFKVFYTKKVSGVSVTILTIKGESTLSKNVTGLDKYTEYEFQVLAFTSDGDGPKSSVEVERTMEDVPSKPPSYFNLTASSSTSITASWQLPPKTSRNGIIKGFKLFYQKKGSAGSELMRHITDQAKRLEEVTSLDKFTEYEFKILAFTSVGDGPKSSILTERTKEDAHSLAPTKFSVSASSSTSITASWLLPPVNSRHGIIKGFKLFYKRNGSSDSATSLNIRGGATQSKIVTGLDKYTEYELQVLAFTSAGDGPKSPSQVVRTREDAPDAPTSLSYTDLSPSKSHGPRITLTWSEPAEPNGVIRSYTLFYSHDGVAPREISGIGKDALTHTVDVLGGVTYQFNVRAVTIKPGKNATKTLTTKEYEPSRGPADISSSAVSSEKFNITWLGLLRDVAYGIIINYEVRLSVVENCTEIKSFYDSTINTTTTYVIVTGLSLCAKYEVSVRGYTAEGPGPYSNPVMVQTLAVVWSKETPSSPSFSANSDEGGISVKVTLPRFPGNARFFQVIIITYGSNYTGAVNPPGRFTTQDMMTYEEAHKSTVPAAYVAFQFGGNDFDNNRDFVVGDGAESSSKERSKRSSGDQFYYNKPLQPNTNYKVFLRAFYSETVYVSSNFVNIDTKGKPIIKGLPKTIITEIGELAVLTCEVSGDAKASVTWTKDGLGSIPRAQFENNGKILIIRDVVPGDSGVYECNAMNMFGESRTATTVIVAVPPIIIEEISPSSVMCAKQTPCLLSCQATSYIPFNYSWTKDGQVPTGDGIKLMNNSIIVTPRNAQDYGQYVCHATNSFGSTEYKITLLSLKDNEDDGGKCSQDDTQSIFLASVIAFSCIVVVLLIIICGLIWQRRRAVPSRRTQGNEKVDFDGVKSSTDQQLRDQHASDPDLYMELKPRPSNQESHVPSEYQSLQEEPENPGYYNMVLQKENGVKQNEEVYEELC from the exons ATGGCGCACTTTAATCATTGTTTCCGGGTAGCTTTTCTCGCTGTACTTTTTCCACTGACTTCAG GAGCCTGTGTTGATTTAGATCTTGGAATGGGAAGTAGAACTATTCCAGATAGTAAAATAACTGCTTCTTCAGTACAAAGTGTCAGCACACCAGCAAAGAATGGTAGACTGAACTTCACATCAGGTTCATCATGGTGTGCAGGAACAAGTGACACTAACCCCTATCTACAGATTGATCTACAGACACTTCATATCATCTGTGCTGTGTCTACTCAAGGGAATTCTCAAGCAGATCAGTGGGTGAAGAACTACATGCTACAATTATCTACAAATGGGACAACTTGGACAGACTATATGGAATTCAGTGGGCAGGTTAAG GTTTTAGAGGGAAATAAGGATAGAAACTCAAATGTCAAACATGTTCTATATGGAGTGTTGACAAGATATTTGCGATTCCTGCCACAAAAACACCAGGGGGAGGTGTGTATGAGAACAGAGGTGTTTGGAGTGAAACAGAAGCCAA CGTGTGATTCACAGGCAATTGGTTTGGCCAGTGGTGGCAGAATTCCAGATAACAGCTTCTCAGCCAGTTCAATATTTGCTCCCCCATATGCAGCTAAATATGGTCGTCTTAATGGAAGAGGGGCATGGGAACCTAGGACTACTACTGATCGTACTGACTACCTACAAATTGACCTTCTCTATGAGTATGTTATCTGTGCTGTTGCTACTCAAGGAAATCCACCAATCCGATCAAGTGCCCAAGAATGGACCACAGAGTACAAACTGAGATTTTCACTCAACGGTACCATCTTTCTCCCCTATAAGGAAAACAAACTTGACAAG GCCTTTCCAGGAAATTCAGGAAAAACTGACACAGTGAAAAACAGTCTAAAGGAATTTGCAAGTGCAAAGTTTATACGCTTTTTGCCAACAAAGTATAATAGGTTCAAGGCTTTGAGAGTGGAGGCTTATGGAATACTTTTcactaaag TTCCATCAAAACCTCCTACTGCCTTCAAGTTGACTGCAAGATCTTCTACCAGCATTACAGCTTCCTGGCAATCACCACCAGTCTTTGCCAGACatggaagaaaaataacagGTTTTAAACTgttctacaaaaagaaaggtGGTGGGTCAGCAACAGCATTGTTAATTGGCAGTGGATCAATATTAAGTAGAAATGTCACTGGGCTTGATAAGTTCATGGAATATGAATTTCAGGTGTTGGCACTCACTTCTGatggtgatggaccaaagagCCCTGTTGAGGTGGAGAGAACAAAGGAAGCTG CTCCATCAAAAGCCCCAAGCAGCTTCAGGGTGACTGCAGTTACTTCTACAATTATTACAGCATCCTGGCAGTTACCACCAGCAGACTCCAGAAATGGAATAATTATaggattcaaattgttttacaaaaagagAGGGTCTGGTGGACAAGCAACCACCTTGACCATTAAGAATGGAACAGCATTAAGTAAAGATGTTGCTGGGCTTGATATttacacagaatatgaatttgaaGTGTTGGCCTTTACTTCAGTTGGTGATGGACCAAGGAGTTCTCCTTTAGTGGTGGTGAGAACCACGAAAGATG gtTGTGTTGAGTTCAGTCTTGGCATGGAAGATGGAAGAATTCTAGACACTGGAATAAATGCTTCGTCTTCTAGCACACTAGCTAAGAATGGTCGACTAAACTACACATCAGGATCATCATGGTGTGCAGGAACAAGTGACACTAATCCATATCTACAGATTGATCTACAAACACTTCATATCATCTGTGCTGTGTCTACTCAAGGGAATTTGAAAGCAGATCAGTGGGTGAAGAGTTACACACTGCAATTATCTACAGATGGGACAACTTGGACAGACTATACGGAATTAGGTGGACAGGTTAAG gTTCTGGTAggaaatgatgacaaaaactcAGAAGTGAAGCATGTTGTTTATGGAATATTGACTAGGTATCTGCGATTCCGGCCACAAACTCACCAGGGAGGGGTGTGTATGAGAATAGAGGTGTTTGGGGTGAAACAAAAGCCAA CATGTGATTCACAAGCAATTGGTTTGGCCAGTGGTGGTAGAATTCCAGATGACAGCTTCTCAGCCAGTTCAATATTTATTCCCAGATATGCAGCTAAATATGGTCGTCTTAATGGAAGACGGGCATGGGAACCTAAGACTACTACTGATCCTACTGACTACCTACAAATTGACCTTCTCTATGAGTATGTTATCTGTGCTGTTGCTACTCAAGGAAATCCACCAACCCAATCAGCAAGTGCTCAAGAATGGACCACAGAGTACAAACTGAGATTTTCACTCAACGGTACCACCTTTCTCCCTTATAAAGGAAACAAACTTGACAAG GCCTTTCCAGGAAATTCAGGAAAAACTGACACAGTGAAAAACAGTCTAAAGGAATTTGCAAGTGCAAAGTTTATACGCTTTTTGCCAACAAAGTATAATGTGTTCAAGGCTTTGAGAGTGGAGGCTTATGGAATACTTTTcactaaag ttCCATCACAGCCTCCTACTGCCTTCAAGCTGACTGCAACGTCTTCCATCAGCATTGCAGCTTCCTGGCAGTTACCACCAGCCTATGCCAGACATGCAACTGTCATAGGGTTTAAAGTGTTTTACACAAAGAAGGTTTCGGGTGTGTCAGTAACAATCTTGACTATAAAAGGGGAatcaacattgagcaaaaatgTCACAGGGCTTGATaagtacacagaatatgaatttcaagtccTGGCTTTTACTTCTGatggtgatggaccaaagagtTCTGTTGAGGTAGAAAGGACAATGGAAGATG TTCCTTCAAAGCCTCCGAGTTACTTTAATCTGACTGCATCCTCTTCTACTAGTATTACAGCATCTTGGCAGTTACCCCCAAAAACGTCCAGAAATGGAATAATCAAaggatttaaattgttttatcaaaagAAAGGCTCTGCTGGGTCAGAATTGATGCGGCATATAACAGATCAGGCAAAGCGCCTCGAAGAAGTCACTAGTCTTGACAAGttcacagaatatgaatttaaaatactGGCTTTCACTTCTgttggtgatggaccaaagagtTCCATTTTAACTgaaagaacaaaagaagatg CTCATTCACTAGCTCCCACAAAGTTCAGTGTCTCTGCAAGCTCCTCTACCAGTATCACAGCATCCTGGCTCTTACCACCAGTAAACTCTAGACATGGCATCATCAAAGGGTTTAAATTATTCTACAAAAGGAATGGCTCCTCCGATTCGGCAACCTCCTTGAATATTCGTGGAGGAGCTACACAAAGTAAAATTGTGACTGGACTTGATAAATACACAGAGTATGAATTACAGGTGTTGGCCTTTACCTCTGCTGGAGATGGCCCAAAGAGTCCCTCTCAGGTGGTGAGAACAAGAGAAGATG CGCCTGATGCACCCACCTCCTTGTCATATACTGATCTATCACCAAGCAAATCACATGGTCCAAGAATAACCCTAACCTGGAGTGAGCCTGCAGAACCAAATGGAGTTATCAGAAGTTACACTTTATTTTATAGTCACGATGGAGTTGCACCAAGAGAGATTTCTGGAATAGGAAAAGATGCATTAACTCACACAGTCGATGTGTTAGGTGGAGTGACTTATCAATTTAATGTTAGAGCTGTTACTATTAAACCTGGAAAAAATGCCACGAAAACATTAACTACCAAGGAATACG aGCCCAGTCGTGGACCAGCAGACATATCTTCCTCTGCAGTGAGCTCTGAAAAATTCAATATAACTTGGCTTGGACTACTAAGAGACGTAGCCTATGGCATTATCATAAACTATGAAGTCAGGCTCAGTGTAGTAGAAAACTGTACAGAGATCAAATCTTTCTATGATTCAACCATTAACACGACCACTACTTATGTTATCGTGACTGGACTCTCTTTGTGTGCCAAGTATGAGGTGTCTGTTAGAGGCTACACTGCTGAGGGGCCTGGACCCTACAGCAACCCTGTAATGGTGCAGACATTGG CTGTGGTTTGGTCTAAAGAAACGCCATCTTCGCCTTCTTTTTCTGCAAATTCAGATGAAGGAGGAATTTCAGTGAAAGTCACGCTTCCACGTTTTCCTGGAAATGCGAG GTTTTTCCAAGTTATCATCATTACATATGGCTCAAACTATACTGGTGCTGTTAACCCACCGGGAAGATTTACAACACAAGACATGATGACGTATGAAGAAGCGCACAAATCTACCGTTCCTGCTGCTTATGTCGCTTTTCAGTTTGGAGGAAATGATTTTGATAACAATCGAGATTTTGTTGTCGGAGATGGAGCGGAatccagcagtaaagaaaggAGTAAGAGAAGTAGTGGTGATCAGTTTTATTACAACAAACCATTGCAGCCGAATACCAACTACAAAGTGTTCCTCAGGGCTTTTTACTCCGAG ACGGTTTATGTCTCTAGTAACTTTGTAAACATCGACACTAAAg GTAAACCTATTATCAAAGGTCTCCCAAAGACAATCATTACAGAAATTGGCGAACTGGCAGTGTTAACTTGTGAGGTTAGTGGAGACGCTAAGGCTTCTGTTACCTGGACCAAAGATGGACTTGGCAGTATACCTCGCGCTCAGTTCGAGAACAACGGGAAAATACTTATTATAAGAGATGTTGTTCCTGGTGACAGTGGCGTTTATGAGTGTAATGCAATGAATATGTTTGGAGAGAGCCGTACAGCTACGACAGTCATTGTCGCTG TACCACCCATAATTATCGAAGAAATTTCCCCTTCTTCAGTGATGTGTGCAAAGCAAACTCCGTGTTTGCTCTCATGTCAAGCAACAAGCTATATTCCGTTTAACTACTCTTGGACGAAAGATGGCCAGGTTCCAACTGGCGATGGCATCAAGTTAATGAATAACAGTATCATTGTCACGCCACGGAATGCACAAGATTATGGGCAGTATGTGTGTCACGCTACAAACAGCTTTGGTTCAACAGAGTATAAAATCACTCTGCTTTCTCTTAAGGATAATGAAGATGATGGCGGTAAATGCTCTCAAGACG ATACACAAAGCATCTTCCTTGCAAGTGTAATCGCATTTTCTTGTATTGTGGTCGTGTTGCTCATTATAATTTGTGGGCTGATATGGCAGCGGAGACGAGCTGTTCCTAGTAGGAGGACACAGGGTAACGAAAAAGTTGACTTTGATGGCGTCAAATCTTCAACTGATCAACAGCTACGTGATCAGCACGCTTCAGACCCAGATTTATACATGGAACTCAAACCCAGGCCTTCGAACCAGGAGTCTCATGTTCCTTCTGAGTATCAGTCGTTACAGGAAGAACCCGAGAACCCCGGATATTACAATATGGTgcttcagaaagaaaatggcgtgaaacaaaatgaagaagTGTATGAGGAATTATGCTAA